The following proteins come from a genomic window of Winogradskyella sp. PC-19:
- the murI gene encoding glutamate racemase: MSKQFIGIFDSGIGGTSIFKEVHKLLPNENIIYLADSINAPYGNKSEKDILNLSIKNTELLISKGCKLIIVACNTATTNAIAYLRENYDIPFIGIEPAIKPASLNSKSKSIGILATKGTLSSALFHKTSKIYTKEIKVTERVGEGLVPLIEAGKIESDDIKTLLKKFITPMLEADIDHLVLGCTHYPYLIPELRKLLPKHIKIIDSGLAVAHQTQAILKENNLLNNSNSSPNIQFYTNGDIDVLDAILEYKFPVKYLDF, encoded by the coding sequence ATGAGTAAACAGTTTATTGGCATATTTGATTCTGGTATCGGCGGCACCTCCATTTTTAAAGAAGTGCATAAATTATTACCAAATGAAAACATTATCTACTTAGCAGATAGTATTAATGCACCTTATGGGAACAAATCAGAGAAAGATATACTTAACCTCAGTATAAAAAACACAGAATTACTTATCAGTAAAGGCTGTAAACTTATTATAGTAGCTTGTAATACTGCTACGACAAATGCAATTGCTTACTTAAGGGAAAATTACGATATCCCATTTATCGGTATTGAACCAGCAATAAAGCCAGCATCCTTAAATAGCAAATCAAAGTCTATTGGTATTTTGGCGACAAAAGGAACTTTGAGCAGCGCATTGTTTCATAAAACATCTAAAATTTACACAAAAGAAATTAAGGTTACTGAAAGAGTTGGTGAAGGTTTAGTACCATTAATTGAAGCTGGAAAAATCGAGTCTGATGACATCAAAACTCTACTAAAAAAATTTATTACACCAATGCTCGAAGCTGATATCGACCATCTTGTTTTGGGTTGTACGCATTACCCTTATCTAATTCCTGAATTAAGGAAACTATTGCCCAAACATATTAAAATTATAGATTCTGGTTTAGCGGTAGCACATCAAACACAAGCCATTCTAAAAGAAAACAATCTTCTTAATAATTCAAATTCATCTCCAAATATTCAGTTTTATACCAATGGAGATATTGATGTTTTAGATGCTATTTTGGAATATAAATTTCCGGTAAAATATTTGGATTTTTAG
- a CDS encoding OmpH family outer membrane protein — translation MKRLKTLLLAITLFFGGLTMVNAQSKVAHVNTQEITKTFPAFLQAQQEAEKAGQAAAKATADASKPQYDDMVKSYKETSERYNKEAGTQTDAINQARGKELQQMQTAIYQQEQLMQENIQVSAQKAQYEAMLPVRKRMMEAIDKVAKTLGYDYVLDVASLVVANGTDITAEVKKELGM, via the coding sequence ATGAAACGATTAAAAACACTACTATTAGCAATAACACTATTTTTTGGTGGATTAACAATGGTAAATGCACAATCAAAAGTAGCTCATGTAAATACACAAGAGATTACAAAAACTTTTCCTGCATTTTTACAAGCACAACAAGAAGCTGAAAAAGCTGGGCAAGCAGCTGCAAAAGCTACTGCTGATGCTTCTAAGCCACAATATGATGATATGGTTAAATCATATAAAGAAACATCTGAAAGATATAATAAGGAAGCTGGAACTCAAACTGATGCTATTAACCAAGCACGTGGCAAAGAGTTACAACAAATGCAAACTGCAATTTACCAGCAAGAGCAACTTATGCAAGAAAATATTCAGGTTAGTGCTCAAAAAGCACAATACGAAGCAATGTTACCTGTTAGAAAAAGAATGATGGAAGCCATTGACAAAGTAGCTAAAACTTTAGGTTACGATTACGTATTAGACGTAGCGAGTTTAGTTGTAGCAAACGGTACTGATATTACAGCTGAAGTAAAAAAAGAACTAGGTATGTAA
- a CDS encoding type IX secretion system membrane protein PorP/SprF — protein sequence MRLQKICIVALIGMMSFLGFSQEGIPIYSDYLTDNYYLLHPSMAGVANCAKVRLTARQQWFGVDDAPSLQTLSVHSRIGDGPSAIGAIVYNDENGFHSNTGAYVTYAHHLLLSRNEVDLNMISFGLSAGFIQYKLDETSFLAPGDFDQLIAGIEQSATNFNIDVGMSYHFLDFYAHVTAKNILNNDGINFNEQGFAFNNLRTYLLSAGNVFHKYGSDWSFEPSLMYMYRDATEESSIDINAKVYREVDFGKVWGGLSYRRSLDGAQFLDGNSVSSQKLQYFTPFIGVDYNQFTFAYTYSYQANTINFNTGGFHQITLGYNFNCRREKYECNCPAIN from the coding sequence ATGAGATTACAAAAAATTTGTATAGTTGCCTTAATCGGGATGATGTCTTTCTTAGGATTCTCTCAAGAAGGTATACCAATTTACTCAGATTACTTGACAGATAATTACTATCTACTTCACCCGTCTATGGCTGGTGTAGCCAACTGTGCTAAAGTAAGATTAACAGCTAGACAACAATGGTTTGGTGTAGACGACGCACCAAGTCTTCAAACATTAAGTGTTCATAGTAGAATAGGAGATGGACCTTCGGCAATCGGAGCTATTGTTTATAATGACGAAAATGGATTTCATTCTAATACAGGAGCGTACGTAACCTATGCACATCATTTACTATTATCTCGTAATGAGGTAGATTTAAATATGATTTCTTTTGGATTAAGTGCTGGTTTTATTCAGTATAAATTAGACGAAACAAGCTTTTTAGCACCGGGTGATTTTGATCAATTAATTGCTGGTATTGAGCAAAGTGCGACTAACTTTAATATCGATGTTGGGATGTCTTACCACTTTCTTGACTTTTATGCACATGTTACAGCAAAAAATATATTAAATAATGATGGTATTAACTTTAATGAACAAGGTTTTGCTTTTAATAATCTAAGAACTTATTTGCTTTCAGCTGGTAATGTATTTCACAAGTATGGTAGTGATTGGAGTTTTGAGCCATCGTTAATGTATATGTATAGAGACGCAACTGAAGAGTCATCTATTGATATAAATGCAAAAGTGTATAGAGAAGTAGATTTTGGTAAAGTTTGGGGCGGTTTGTCTTACAGACGAAGCCTTGATGGTGCTCAGTTTTTAGATGGTAACTCTGTTAGCAGTCAAAAATTACAATATTTCACTCCTTTTATTGGTGTGGATTATAATCAGTTTACATTTGCATATACGTACTCATACCAAGCAAATACAATTAACTTCAATACTGGTGGTTTCCATCAGATAACACTTGGTTACAATTTTAATTGTAGACGAGAAAAATACGAATGTAATTGCCCTGCAATTAATTAA
- a CDS encoding OmpH family outer membrane protein: MKFKVLYILAIVGLMSFTSNAQRVNGARIGYIDTEYILENVPDYQEASSQLETKLTKWKSEIEKKLADIETKKKALENEKVLLTKELYEERLEDISFEESEILDYQQKRFGPGGDMVIQRTQLIQPVQDQIFAAVKEIAEKKSYDFVFDKNADFLMLYSAERFDISEQVLRIITRASTREQAKNKRERKELEKEEAVPEVSKTKDDRAKALEERKAQRAADLEQKRIDREKALEERRAKQNADREAKKKAAAERRQKALDARNKTEKPSDSSATKTVSKTTEKGKASVKTDSTKAKTRQQLLEEKRNKAVEQREARKKALEDRKKKIIEQRKKAREERLEQLRKNDSIRKAKAKKKDDN, translated from the coding sequence ATGAAATTTAAAGTTCTTTACATATTGGCAATAGTTGGTCTAATGAGCTTTACCAGTAATGCACAACGTGTTAATGGAGCAAGAATTGGATACATAGATACAGAATACATTCTTGAGAATGTACCAGATTATCAAGAAGCTAGTTCTCAATTAGAGACAAAACTAACTAAGTGGAAATCTGAAATTGAAAAGAAGTTAGCAGACATAGAAACTAAAAAGAAGGCTCTAGAAAACGAAAAAGTACTCTTAACAAAAGAACTATATGAAGAGCGTTTAGAAGATATTTCATTTGAAGAGTCTGAAATTTTGGATTATCAACAAAAGCGCTTTGGTCCTGGCGGAGATATGGTTATACAACGAACACAATTGATTCAGCCAGTACAAGATCAAATTTTTGCAGCGGTAAAAGAGATTGCCGAAAAGAAAAGTTACGATTTTGTATTTGACAAAAATGCAGATTTTTTGATGTTATACTCTGCAGAGCGTTTTGATATTAGTGAACAAGTTCTAAGAATAATAACAAGGGCATCTACAAGAGAACAAGCAAAAAATAAAAGAGAGCGTAAAGAATTAGAAAAAGAAGAGGCTGTCCCAGAAGTAAGTAAGACTAAGGATGATCGTGCAAAAGCTTTAGAAGAACGTAAAGCTCAACGAGCTGCTGACCTTGAGCAAAAGCGTATTGATAGAGAAAAAGCTTTAGAAGAAAGAAGGGCAAAACAAAACGCAGACAGAGAAGCAAAGAAAAAGGCGGCTGCCGAAAGACGTCAAAAAGCTTTAGATGCTAGAAACAAGACTGAAAAACCATCTGATTCTTCAGCTACAAAAACAGTGTCTAAGACAACAGAAAAAGGTAAAGCAAGCGTAAAAACCGACTCGACAAAAGCGAAAACAAGACAACAGCTTTTAGAAGAAAAACGTAATAAAGCTGTAGAACAAAGAGAAGCAAGAAAGAAAGCTTTAGAAGATAGGAAGAAAAAAATAATAGAGCAACGAAAAAAAGCCAGAGAAGAAAGATTAGAACAATTAAGAAAGAATGATTCTATTCGCAAAGCAAAAGCGAAAAAGAAAGACGACAATTAA
- a CDS encoding gamma carbonic anhydrase family protein, whose amino-acid sequence MPLIKPVNGKHPEISEDCYVAENATIVGEVTIGKQCSIWFNAVLRGDVHYINLGDKVNVQDGAVIHATYQKSPTTIGNNVSIGHNAIVHGCTIKDNVLIGMGSIVMDDCVIGSNSIIAAGAVVTKNTIVEAGSIYAGTPAKKIKDISQELVSGEINRIADNYVKYSSWFKE is encoded by the coding sequence ATGCCACTAATAAAACCAGTAAACGGGAAACATCCAGAAATATCAGAAGACTGTTATGTCGCAGAAAATGCAACAATCGTTGGAGAGGTTACTATAGGGAAGCAATGTAGTATTTGGTTTAATGCCGTTTTACGTGGCGATGTTCACTATATAAATCTGGGTGACAAAGTCAACGTGCAAGATGGCGCTGTAATTCATGCCACATATCAAAAATCGCCTACTACTATCGGTAATAATGTATCAATTGGCCATAATGCAATAGTTCACGGGTGCACAATAAAAGATAATGTGCTTATTGGTATGGGAAGTATTGTTATGGACGATTGCGTTATAGGAAGTAATAGTATTATTGCAGCAGGAGCAGTTGTTACTAAAAATACTATAGTAGAAGCAGGTAGCATTTATGCAGGGACACCAGCTAAAAAAATTAAAGATATTAGCCAAGAACTAGTGTCAGGAGAAATTAATAGAATTGCCGATAATTATGTCAAATACTCAAGCTGGTTTAAAGAGTAG
- a CDS encoding histidine kinase has product MFQSYGQNKNEPGKEEYFTVRGSVREKYSYEPIAKVAVEVNGGKYVKTGYDGAFKVKVKIGDQLLISHEDFQTVFYTIKSDDRILIEVIPQETKPSKKAIRKKTIQEFNQLIDSADTYLRTDAERSIQFIADALNKSVSQKQNSDAYQTLGDLYMFWKQADLAVTNYRIALQNNKNNETRLKLARAYFENNNTNQSIKTYQEINEESLSNYQKIEFYEGLGDAYVKQKQTQLAITNYEKALKVATDNIIKPKVTDLNSKIAQAYNLDGNVEKAKGFFDNSLNLAEQESKKRGVEEKVNVAEFNNLNRDYDNEINLRKQVVADVKEIERDSVISNDSPITPQKQNYKIGNALMLQKNYDEAIPYYDESIIEADKREDIEVKKDALRRKAEAYENLGDYDNAKKAFQEFMASVDQLYIKKQQEIAQSGRLSRSVIESQNRITSLENDRELTKTRYEYSLEKSKNQQIIIYSLIGGLALLLIAAYFTYNYIKQQRLANNLLALKSLRSQMNPHFIFNALNSVNSFIASNDERTANKYLSDFSLLMRVVLENSDEDFIPLEKEIELLELYTKLEHFRFKDKFDYTINVDKAINVQDYDIPPMLLQPYIENAVWHGLRYKTEKGQLKIEIKQQSKTEISIAIIDDGIGREKSKSLKTENQKKHNSKGLSNIKKRIQILNDMYKDKVDVSINDNALKGDVGTKVLVTLKKD; this is encoded by the coding sequence TTGTTTCAATCCTACGGGCAAAACAAGAATGAACCTGGAAAAGAAGAGTATTTTACAGTTCGAGGTTCTGTAAGAGAGAAATATTCTTATGAACCTATAGCCAAAGTTGCTGTTGAGGTTAACGGTGGTAAGTATGTAAAGACTGGTTATGATGGTGCGTTTAAGGTAAAAGTTAAGATTGGTGATCAATTACTAATTAGTCATGAAGATTTTCAAACCGTATTTTATACTATAAAAAGTGATGATCGTATTCTAATTGAAGTTATACCTCAGGAGACTAAACCATCAAAAAAAGCAATAAGAAAAAAAACAATACAAGAGTTTAATCAGCTTATTGATTCTGCTGATACTTATTTACGAACTGACGCCGAGCGCAGTATTCAATTTATTGCAGACGCATTAAATAAGAGTGTATCGCAAAAACAAAATTCGGATGCCTATCAAACCCTTGGAGATTTATATATGTTTTGGAAACAAGCAGATTTAGCTGTAACAAACTATAGAATTGCTTTGCAGAATAATAAGAATAATGAAACGCGTTTAAAACTTGCAAGAGCTTATTTTGAAAACAACAACACAAATCAGAGTATAAAGACTTATCAAGAAATTAACGAAGAATCGCTTAGTAATTATCAAAAAATAGAATTTTATGAAGGTTTAGGAGATGCTTATGTCAAACAGAAACAAACTCAATTAGCTATAACTAATTATGAGAAAGCATTAAAAGTTGCAACTGATAATATCATAAAACCTAAGGTTACAGATTTAAATTCTAAAATAGCGCAAGCCTATAATCTTGACGGTAATGTTGAAAAAGCAAAAGGTTTTTTTGATAATTCCTTAAATCTTGCAGAACAAGAAAGCAAAAAAAGAGGTGTTGAAGAAAAAGTAAATGTAGCTGAATTCAATAATCTAAATCGAGATTATGATAACGAGATAAATTTAAGAAAGCAGGTTGTTGCAGACGTCAAAGAAATAGAAAGAGATTCCGTAATTTCTAATGATAGTCCAATTACACCTCAAAAACAGAATTACAAAATTGGTAACGCATTGATGCTTCAAAAAAATTATGACGAAGCTATTCCGTACTACGACGAGAGTATTATCGAGGCAGATAAAAGAGAAGATATTGAAGTCAAAAAAGATGCCTTAAGGAGAAAAGCAGAAGCCTATGAAAACTTAGGTGATTATGACAATGCAAAAAAAGCATTTCAGGAGTTTATGGCATCTGTAGACCAATTGTATATCAAAAAACAACAAGAGATAGCACAATCAGGACGCTTATCGCGTTCAGTTATAGAAAGCCAGAATAGAATAACTAGTTTAGAAAACGACAGAGAACTTACCAAAACACGCTACGAATATTCACTAGAAAAAAGTAAAAATCAGCAAATTATTATTTACTCATTAATTGGTGGTCTTGCGCTTCTACTTATAGCAGCTTACTTTACGTATAACTACATTAAACAACAACGATTAGCTAATAATTTATTGGCACTTAAGTCACTTCGAAGCCAGATGAATCCTCATTTTATTTTTAATGCTTTAAACTCAGTTAATAGTTTTATTGCTTCTAATGATGAAAGGACAGCGAATAAATATCTGTCTGATTTTTCGTTATTAATGAGAGTAGTATTAGAAAATAGTGATGAAGATTTTATTCCTTTAGAAAAAGAAATAGAATTGCTAGAACTATATACAAAATTAGAACACTTTAGATTCAAAGATAAGTTTGATTACACTATAAATGTCGATAAGGCTATTAATGTTCAAGATTATGATATTCCACCAATGTTATTACAGCCATATATCGAAAATGCTGTTTGGCATGGTTTACGTTACAAAACTGAAAAAGGGCAGTTAAAAATCGAAATAAAACAGCAATCTAAAACTGAAATAAGTATTGCAATTATTGATGATGGTATCGGAAGAGAAAAGTCAAAATCTCTAAAAACAGAGAACCAGAAAAAGCATAATTCAAAAGGATTAAGTAATATTAAAAAACGTATTCAGATACTAAATGATATGTATAAGGATAAAGTAGATGTTAGTATTAATGACAATGCTTTAAAAGGAGATGTTGGAACAAAGGTTTTAGTAACGCTAAAAAAAGATTAA
- a CDS encoding LytR/AlgR family response regulator transcription factor: protein MQLNAIIVEDEKTSRDILKNYLSKYCPNISVLGEAENIEEALVLIRNNDLDVVFLDVEMPYGNAFDLLEKVGDIDFQTIFVTAYNHYAIDALNAHASYYLMKPISIDELIKAVDYVTEIRTKEEALQDQVLVPKANIVEGKITIPQQNGFEILETNNILFCKADDNYTEIYLKDNKKRLVSKTLKYIEEALSQANFARVHKSYLVNVDEIVKYLKGKGGSVVLSNGKEIMVSASKKADLLSYFK, encoded by the coding sequence ATGCAGTTAAACGCCATAATCGTCGAAGACGAAAAGACAAGTCGAGATATTTTAAAAAATTACCTATCAAAATATTGCCCTAATATTTCGGTTTTAGGAGAAGCTGAAAATATTGAAGAAGCATTAGTTTTAATTAGAAATAATGATTTGGATGTTGTTTTTCTTGATGTCGAAATGCCGTACGGAAATGCTTTTGATTTGTTAGAAAAAGTGGGTGACATAGATTTCCAAACTATATTTGTTACAGCATATAATCATTATGCCATTGATGCTCTAAATGCACATGCTTCGTATTATTTAATGAAACCAATTTCTATAGACGAACTTATAAAAGCTGTTGATTATGTCACTGAAATTCGTACTAAAGAAGAAGCTTTACAAGACCAGGTTCTTGTCCCAAAAGCTAATATTGTTGAAGGAAAAATAACCATACCACAACAAAACGGATTTGAGATTTTAGAAACAAACAATATATTATTCTGTAAAGCTGACGATAATTATACAGAGATTTATCTCAAGGACAATAAAAAGAGACTTGTGAGCAAGACTCTTAAGTATATAGAAGAAGCGCTGTCTCAAGCTAATTTTGCAAGAGTTCATAAAAGTTATTTAGTAAATGTCGATGAAATAGTAAAATACTTAAAAGGTAAAGGCGGAAGTGTTGTCTTAAGTAATGGCAAGGAAATTATGGTTTCGGCTTCAAAGAAAGCAGATTTGTTGTCTTATTTTAAGTAA
- a CDS encoding outer membrane protein assembly factor, giving the protein MEKQANSLFKSINPKALKKFYALALLITIVFPLNSFAQSGDKYTINEIIVTGNTSFNASTIITYSRLKKGQEVSIGGDKIGEAVKKLWTSNLFSDVKIYFINITDDGSVDVEIMLADLPELNKVRIEGVKKGKKDEILDENNLKQKVKVTENLITTTKNYLTNKYKKKGFLNTKVNVITSEVQNDSIEKKRVNMLVSIDKGNKVKIKSINFNGNEKLKDKKLRKAMKNTKQKSLSPLRLLKRSKYVEENYKEDLVSLVDKYKENGYRDARVIKDSIIYNDDKTISLVIDVEEGEKYTFGKIDFVGNTVYTDEFLSQILRIEEGDTYNGVELKKRIANEEKPDGIDITNIYQNTGYMFSTINPVEVSADGNIIDLEIRITEGKPAYFNSVKVKGNDITNDHVIYREIRTRPGELYSRANIIRTIRELGQLGFFNAQAIVPDIKNPNPVDGTLDIEYTVEEQGSSQIELQGGYGGGGFIGTLGLSFNNFSLRNIFNGEAYKPVPRGDGQSMALRLQASQFFQTYSLSFSEPWLGGKKPFQLSTSISHSRQFLFDPQTRRADKSRRFNITGITFGISTRLKEPDDYFLFSQALSYQHYDLQNYNTGLFTFGDGSSNNLSYTIGLTRNNTYNDPIYPTGGSNFSASAKFSFPYSLVNGVDYAALKEERDGLDPITDIDRIGEIDQQRFNWLEFYKIKFKADWYAEVAKKLVLRPSVEFGFLGAYNNDRGVIPFERFFLGGDGLGNFALDGREVIQLRGYPNQSLSSQDGGSIYNKFSLELRYPITLGQGAKIYALSFVEAGSSVNSFRDFDPFNLQRSAGLGVRIFMPAFGLLGIDFGKPFDPLPGQNQVGGWETHFIIGQQF; this is encoded by the coding sequence TTGGAAAAACAAGCGAACAGCTTATTTAAAAGCATAAACCCAAAAGCATTGAAGAAATTTTACGCTTTAGCATTATTAATCACAATAGTATTCCCTCTAAACTCTTTTGCACAGAGTGGAGATAAGTATACCATAAATGAAATTATTGTAACTGGTAATACCTCATTTAATGCAAGTACAATTATAACATACTCTAGACTAAAAAAAGGCCAGGAAGTATCTATTGGTGGAGACAAGATTGGAGAAGCGGTAAAAAAGTTATGGACTTCTAATCTTTTTAGTGATGTGAAAATTTATTTCATAAACATTACAGATGATGGCAGTGTAGATGTTGAGATTATGCTTGCTGATTTACCAGAGCTTAATAAAGTTCGCATTGAAGGTGTCAAGAAAGGAAAAAAAGATGAAATACTTGATGAAAATAATCTTAAACAAAAAGTAAAGGTTACAGAGAATCTTATCACTACAACCAAAAACTACCTTACCAATAAATACAAAAAAAAAGGATTCTTAAATACAAAAGTAAACGTTATTACCTCTGAAGTTCAAAATGATTCTATAGAGAAAAAGAGGGTTAATATGCTCGTTAGTATTGACAAAGGCAATAAGGTAAAAATTAAATCTATAAATTTTAACGGCAATGAAAAGCTTAAAGACAAAAAGCTTAGAAAAGCCATGAAAAATACCAAGCAAAAAAGTCTCAGCCCACTAAGACTTCTAAAACGCTCTAAGTATGTCGAAGAAAACTATAAAGAGGATTTAGTGAGTCTAGTAGATAAGTATAAAGAAAATGGTTACAGAGATGCTAGAGTTATTAAAGATTCCATTATATATAACGATGACAAAACGATAAGTTTAGTTATTGACGTTGAAGAAGGTGAGAAATATACGTTTGGAAAAATTGATTTTGTTGGAAACACTGTCTACACAGATGAGTTTCTATCTCAGATTCTTCGTATTGAGGAAGGCGATACATATAATGGTGTAGAATTAAAGAAGCGCATTGCAAATGAAGAAAAGCCTGACGGCATTGACATTACAAACATATACCAGAATACAGGCTATATGTTTTCCACCATTAACCCTGTTGAGGTTAGTGCTGACGGAAACATTATAGATTTAGAAATCAGAATTACTGAAGGTAAGCCTGCATACTTTAATAGTGTTAAAGTAAAAGGAAATGATATTACTAATGATCATGTTATCTACAGAGAAATACGGACACGTCCTGGCGAACTTTATAGCCGTGCAAATATTATCAGAACCATTAGAGAATTAGGTCAACTTGGCTTCTTTAACGCACAGGCTATCGTTCCAGACATAAAAAATCCAAATCCTGTTGACGGAACTTTAGATATAGAATACACAGTCGAAGAACAGGGTTCTAGCCAAATCGAACTACAAGGTGGTTACGGTGGTGGTGGTTTTATTGGCACATTGGGTCTATCCTTTAACAACTTCTCATTACGAAATATCTTTAATGGTGAAGCATACAAACCAGTACCTCGTGGAGATGGACAAAGTATGGCTTTAAGACTTCAAGCAAGTCAGTTTTTTCAAACTTATAGTTTATCGTTTAGTGAACCATGGTTAGGAGGAAAGAAACCTTTTCAACTATCTACATCTATATCACATTCAAGACAATTTTTATTTGACCCTCAAACTAGACGCGCAGATAAAAGTAGGCGATTTAATATAACAGGAATTACATTTGGAATATCTACCAGACTAAAAGAACCAGACGATTATTTTCTGTTTTCTCAAGCTTTAAGTTACCAGCATTACGATTTACAGAACTACAATACTGGATTATTTACATTCGGAGATGGTTCTTCAAACAACTTATCATATACTATTGGTCTAACAAGAAACAATACTTATAACGACCCAATCTATCCTACAGGTGGTTCAAACTTTTCTGCTTCTGCAAAATTCTCTTTCCCATATTCTTTAGTAAATGGTGTCGATTATGCAGCTCTAAAAGAAGAAAGAGATGGTCTTGACCCAATTACTGATATCGATAGAATCGGAGAGATTGACCAGCAGCGATTTAATTGGTTAGAATTCTACAAAATAAAATTCAAAGCAGATTGGTACGCAGAAGTTGCAAAGAAATTAGTTTTAAGACCTAGTGTCGAATTCGGTTTCTTAGGAGCATATAATAATGATAGAGGTGTTATTCCTTTTGAGCGTTTCTTCCTTGGAGGTGACGGACTTGGTAATTTTGCTTTAGATGGACGTGAAGTTATTCAGTTAAGAGGTTACCCAAACCAATCATTATCTAGTCAAGATGGTGGTTCTATATATAATAAATTCTCTTTAGAATTAAGATATCCTATAACACTTGGTCAAGGTGCGAAGATTTATGCATTGTCGTTTGTCGAAGCTGGTTCTTCTGTAAACAGCTTTAGAGATTTTGACCCCTTCAATCTTCAAAGGTCTGCTGGATTAGGTGTTAGAATATTTATGCCAGCCTTTGGTTTACTAGGTATTGATTTCGGAAAACCTTTTGATCCGTTACCAGGTCAAAATCAAGTTGGTGGCTGGGAAACTCACTTTATAATCGGTCAACAATTTTAA